The Brassica napus cultivar Da-Ae chromosome C7, Da-Ae, whole genome shotgun sequence genome has a segment encoding these proteins:
- the LOC106409603 gene encoding probable WRKY transcription factor 13, with protein sequence MDWIASTQNQTNIHQKQNSLSSPLLHTQTHSLVSFELLRERKRKMGTINQAISLFDEPQNIINPNNANHLGLLFSFPYQTLSSSSPFLSHHSLNSFLHNNSSSFVINPQDPINVMANLPETLISISSLSSPKQRDVHDGIVNTDHHCLTSGISSQRPSLNPWAWSSQAGYHGYSKKNNHVTEIDNDVGEGGGINDHQHHETPPRDKHTTKPLGVVPTLMMKKLKTRRKVREPRFCFETLSDVDVLDDGYRWRKYGQKVVKNTQHPRSYYRCTQEKCRVKKRVERLADDPRMVITTYEGRHLHSPSNHLDDHSLSSSHHSPLSNFFW encoded by the exons ATGGACTGGATTGCCTCAACCCAAAATCAAACCAATATCCACCAAAAACAAAATtccctctcctctcctctcttgCACACGCAGACACACAGTCTCGTCTCCTTCGAGCTTCTGcgtgaaagaaagagaaagatggGTACAATAAACCAAGCAATAAGCTTGTTTGATGAACCACAAAACATTATAAACCCTAATAATGCTAACCATCTAGGGCTTTTATTCTCTTTCCCTTATCAAACActatcttcatcttctccatttCTAAGTCATCACTCCTTAAACTCCTTCCTTCACAATAATTCCTCTTCCTTTGTTATTAATCCTCAAGATCCAATCAATGTCATGGCGAATCTTCCGGAAACCCTAATCTCGatctcttctttatcttcaCCAAAGCAAAGGGATGTTCATGATGGTATTGTTAATACTGATCATCATTGTCTTACCAGTGGTATATCATCTCAAAGACCCTCTTTAAATCCATG GGCATGGAGTAGTCAAGCAGGATACCACGGATACAGCAAGAAAAACAACCATGTAACTGAGATTGATAATGATGTTGGTGAAGGTGGCGGTATTAATGATCATCAACATCATGAAACTCCTCCTCGTGATAAGCATACCACGAAGCCGTTAGGAGTAGTGCCTACcctgatgatgaagaagcttaAGACAAGAAGAAAAGTGAGGGAGCCTCGGTTTTGCTTCGAGACACTAAGCGATGTTGACGTGTTAGATGATGGATATAGATGGAGAAAATATGGTCAGAAAGTtgtcaagaacactcaacatcCCAg GAGCTATTACAGATGCACACAAGAAAAGTGTAGGGTGAAGAAGAGAGTGGAGAGATTAGCAGATGATCCAAGAATGGTAATCACTACTTACGAAGGAAGACATCTTCACTCTCCTTCAAATCATCTCGACGAccactctctctcctcctctcaccACTCTCCTCTCTCCAACTTCTTCTGGTga
- the LOC106410294 gene encoding protein BRASSINOSTEROID INSENSITIVE 1 gives MKIFPSFFLFVTTLFFSVFSLSLQASSPSQSLYREIHQLISFRNVLPDKNLLPDWSPDKNPCTFHGVTCKEDKVTSIDLSSKPLNVGFSAVASSLLSLAGLESLSLSNSHINGSISDFKCSASLTSLNLSRNTISGPVSTLSSFGSCIGLKHLNVSSNTLDFPGNIPGGLKLSSSLEVLDLSTNSLSGANVVGWILSNGCSELKHLAVSGNKISGDVDVSRCVNLEFLDISSNNFSTSVPSLGACSALQHLDISANKFSGDFSNAISACTELKSLNISGNQFAGAIPSLPLKSLEYLSLAENNFTGEIPELLSGACGTLAGLDLSGNEFHGTVPPFLASCHLLESLVLSSNNFSGELPMDTLLEMRGLKVLDLSFNEFSGELPESLTNLSASLLTLDLSSNNFSGPILPNLCRSPKTTLRELYLQNNGFTGKIPATLSNCSELVSLHLSFNYLSGTIPSSLGSLSKLRDLKLWLNMLQGEIPKELMYVNTLETLILDFNYLTGEIPSGLSNCTNLNWISLSNNRLTGQIPRWIGRLESLAILKLSNNSFYGNIPAELGDCRSLIWLDLNTNYFNGTIPAEMFKQSGKIAVNFIAGKRYVYIKNDGMNKECHGAGNLLEFQGIRWEQLNRVSTRNPCNFTRVYKGHTSPTFDNNGSMMFLDMSYNMLSGYIPKEIGSMPYLFILNLGHNSISGSIPDEVGDLRGLNILDLSSNKLDGRIPQAMSALTMLTEIDLSNNLLSGPIPEMGQFETFSPVKFLNNSGLCGYPLPRCGPANADGSAHQRSHGRKPASSVAGSVAMGLLFSFVCIFGLILVGREMKKRRRKKEAELEMYAEGHGNSGDRTGNNTNWKLTGAKEALSINLAAFEKPLRKLTFADLLQATNGFHNDTMIGSGGFGDVYKAVLKDGSAVAIKKLIHVSGQGDREFMAEMETIGKIKHRNLVPLLGYCKVGEERLLVYEFMKYGSLEDVLHDPKKAGVKLTWSMRRKIAIGSARGLAFLHHNCIPHIIHRDMKSSNVLLDENLEARVSDFGMARLMSAMDTHLSVSTLAGTPGYVPPEYYQSFRCSTKGDVYSYGVVLLELLTGKRPTDSPDFGDNNLVGWVKQHAKLRISDVFDPELLKEDPALEIELLQHLKVAVACLEDRAWKRPTILQVIAMFKKIQAGSGLDSQSTIGSIEDGGFSTVEMVDMSIKEVPEGKF, from the coding sequence ATGAAGATTTTTCCaagcttctttctttttgtaacGACTCTCTTTTTCTCCGTCTTCTCTCTTTCCCttcaagcttcttcaccatCTCAGTCTTTGTACAGAGAAATACATCAGCTTATCAGCTTCAGAAACGTTCTTCCCGACAAGAACCTGCTCCCAGATTGGTCTCCCGACAAGAACCCGTGTACCTTCCACGGCGTGACTTGCAAAGAAGACAAGGTTACTTCGATTGATCTCAGTTCCAAGCCTCTCAATGTCGGATTCAGTGCTGTGGCTTCGTCTCTACTGTCTCTCGCCGGACTAGAGTCTCTGTCCCTCTCAAACTCCCACATCAACGGCTCCATTTCAGACTTCAAGTGCTCCGCTTCTCTCACCAGCTTGAATCTATCCAGGAACACCATCTCCGGCCCTGTATCAACCTTGTCGAGCTTTGGCTCTTGCATCGGTCTGAAACATCTCAACGTCTCCTCCAACACCCTCGATTTCCCCGGAAATATTCCAGGTGGGCTAAAGCTTAGCAGCAGCTTGGAAGTTCTCGATCTCTCCACGAACTCTCTCTCCGGTGCTAACGTCGTCGGGTGGATTCTCTCCAACGGCTGTTCAGAGCTGAAGCACTTAGCGGTCAGCGGAAACAAAATAAGTGGTGACGTGGACGTCTCTCGTTGCGTGAATCTCGAGTTTCTTGATATCTCCTCCAACAACTTCTCCACTTCGGTTCCGTCTCTCGGAGCTTGCTCGGCTTTGCAACACCTCGACATCTCCGCTAACAAATTCTCCGGCGACTTCTCCAACGCCATCTCCGCCTGCACAGAGCTAAAGTCCTTAAACATCTCCGGCAACCAATTCGCCGGAGCCATCCCTTCACTGCCGCTCAAAAGCCTCGAGTATCTCTCCCTAGCGGAGAACAACTTCACCGGCGAGATCCCGGAGCTTCTCTCCGGCGCGTGCGGTACACTCGCCGGACTCGATCTCTCCGGGAACGAATTCCACGGCACGGTTCCTCCGTTCCTAGCCTCTTGCCACCTTCTGGAGTCGCTCGTGCTGTCGAGCAACAACTTCTCCGGCGAGTTACCGATGGATACGTTGCTGGAGATGAGAGGACTCAAGGTGCTCGATCTCTCCTTCAACGAGTTCTCCGGCGAGTTGCCGGAGTCTTTAACGAACCTCTCCGCTTCTCTGCTCACGCTAGACCTCAGCTCCAACAATTTCTCCGGTCCGATCCTCCCGAATCTCTGCCGGAGCCCTAAAACCACGCTCCGGGAGCTTTACCTTCAAAACAACGGCTTCACCGGGAAGATTCCGGCGACGCTGAGCAACTGCTCGGAGCTGGTTTCGCTTCACCTGAGCTTCAATTACCTCTCCGGGACCATCCCGTCGAGTTTAGGCTCTCTATCGAAGCTCCGAGATCTGAAGCTATGGCTGAATATGCTCCAAGGAGAGATCCCTAAAGAGCTCATGTACGTCAACACGTTAGAGACTCTCATTCTCGACTTCAACTACTTAACCGGCGAAATCCCTTCCGGTTTAAGCAACTGTACCAATTTAAACTGGATTTCTCTGTCGAATAACCGGTTAACCGGTCAGATTCCCCGGTGGATCGGCCGGTTAGAGAGCCTCGCCATCCTCAAGCTAAGCAACAATTCTTTCTACGGGAACATCCCGGCCGAGTTAGGCGACTGTCGGAGCTTGATATGGCTGGATCTCAACACCAACTACTTCAATGGCACGATTCCGGCGGAGATGTTCAAGCAATCCGGGAAAATCGCTGTTAATTTCATCGCCGGGAAGAGGTACGTTTACATAAAAAACGATGGGATGAATAAAGAGTGTCACGGAGCTGGCAACTTGCTTGAGTTTCAAGGAATCAGATGGGAGCAGCTTAACCGGGTTTCGACGAGGAACCCTTGTAATTTCACCAGAGTGTATAAAGGCCACACTTCGCCTACGTTTGATAACAACGGCTCCATGATGTTCCTCGACATGTCTTACAACATGTTGTCTGGATACATACCGAAAGAGATCGGTTCCATGCCCTATCTGTTTATTCTCAACTTGGGTCATAACTCCATCTCTGGTTCTATTCCCGACGAGGTTGGTGATCTTAGAGGGTTGAACATTCTTGATCTTTCGAGCAATAAGCTCGACGGGAGGATCCCTCAGGCTATGTCGGCACTTACTATGCTTACGGAGATTGATTTGTCGAATAATTTGTTATCCGGTCCGATTCCTGAGATGGGTCAGTTCGAGACTTTTTCCCCGGTTAAGTTCTTGAACAATTCTGGTTTATGTGGTTATCCGCTTCCTCGGTGTGGTCCTGCAAATGCAGACGGGTCTGCTCACCAGAGATCTCACGGAAGGAAACCTGCATCATCGGTTGCGGGTAGCGTGGCGATGGGACTGTTGTTTTCCTTTGTATGCATATTCGGGCTGATCCTCGTTGgtagagagatgaagaagagacGGAGGAAGAAAGAGGCGGAGCTTGAAATGTATGCTGAAGGGCATGGTAACTCCGGGGATAGAACCGGTAACAACACGAACTGGAAGCTGACCGGTGCAAAAGAAGCATTGAGTATCAACCTCGCAGCTTTCGAGAAGCCGTTGCGGAAACTCACTTTTGCGGATCTTCTCCAGGCCACGAACGGGTTCCACAATGATACTATGATTGGATCAGGCGGGTTCGGAGATGTTTACAAAGCTGTTTTGAAAGACGGAAGCGCCGTGGCTATCAAGAAACTGATCCACGTTAGCGGTCAAGGGGATAGAGAGTTCATGGCTGAGATGGAAACGATAGGGAAGATCAAACACCGGAACCTTGTTCCCCTTCTCGGCTACTGCAAAGTCGGAGAAGAGAGGCTTCTCGTGTACGAGTTCATGAAGTATGGGAGCTTGGAAGATGTACTGCACGATCCGAAGAAGGCTGGCGTGAAACTAACATGGTCCATGCGGCGAAAAATCGCGATTGGGTCAGCTAGAGGGCTCGCCTTTCTTCACCATAACTGCATTCCTCATATCATCCATAGAGACATGAAGTCTAGCAACGTGTTGCTGGACGAAAACTTGGAAGCTAGGGTTTCGGATTTTGGCATGGCTAGGCTGATGAGCGCGATGGACACGCATTTAAGTGTCAGTACATTAGCCGGTACACCGGGTTACGTTCCTCCCGAGTATTACCAGAGTTTCAGGTGTTCAACAAAAGGAGACGTTTATAGTTACGGCGTGGTCTTACTCGAGCTTCTCACGGGTAAACGACCAACCGACTCGCCGGATTTTGGAGACAATAACCTTGTTGGATGGGTGAAACAGCATGCGAAACTGCGGATTAGCGACGTGTTTGACCCCGAGCTTTTGAAGGAAGATCCAGCGCTCGAGATCGAACTTTTACAACACTTAAAAGTTGCGGTTGCGTGTTTGGAGGATCGGGCTTGGAAGCGACCGACCATTTTACAAGTCATAGCCATGTTTAAGAAAATACAAGCTGGGTCGGGGCTAGATTCGCAGTCGACGATAGGATCAATAGAGGATGGAGGATTCAGTACAGTAGAAATGGTTGACATGAGTATTAAAGAAGTGCCTGAaggaaaattctga
- the LOC106410868 gene encoding egg cell-secreted protein 1.4 translates to MASNTTFLFATVALLGLLLLQITTVSCRDLPSESTNIAARLQSGGLMDCWNALYELKSCTDEIVLFFLNGETKLGVSCCEAVDVITTSCWPAMLTSLGFTSEEANVLRGFCQDPNSSDSSPAASPKKA, encoded by the coding sequence atggctTCAAACACCACTTTCCTCTTCGCCACCGTGGCACTTCTtggcctcctcctcctccaaatCACCACCGTCTCATGCAGAGATCTTCCATCGGAGTCAACCAACATAGCGGCGAGGCTCCAAAGCGGAGGACTAATGGATTGCTGGAACGCATTGTACGAGCTTAAATCATGCACTGACGAGATCgttctcttcttcctcaacgGCGAAACCAAACTCGGTGTTAGTTGTTGTGAAGCCGTCGACGTCATTACGACCAGTTGTTGGCCTGCGATGCTCACTTCTCTCGGCTTTACATCTGAGGAAGCTAATGTCCTACGTGGCTTTTGCCAGGATCCAAACTCTAGCGACTCTTCTCCAGCTGCTTCTCCCAAGAAAGCTTGA
- the LOC106410867 gene encoding probable cinnamyl alcohol dehydrogenase 9 — protein MAKSPETEHPNKAFGWAAKDKSGVLTPFHFSRRDNGDNDVTVKILYCGVCHTDLHTIKNDWGFSYYPVVPGHEIVGIATKVGKNVTKFREGDRVGVGVITGSCQSCESCNQDLENYCPQMSFTYNSIGSDGTKTYGGYSESIVVDQRFVLQFPEGLPSDSGAPLLCAGITVYSPMKYYGMTEPGKHLGVAGLGGLGHVAVKIGKAFGLKVTVISSSPSKEDEAINRLGADSFLVSSDPQKMKAAIGTMDYIIDTVSAVHALFPLLGLLKVNGKLVTLGLPEKPLELPIFPLVLGRKMVGGSDIGGMKETQEMLEFCAKHNITADIELIKMDEINTAMERLAKSDVRYRFVIDVANSLSPP, from the exons ATGGCGAAATCTCCAGAGACAGAGCATCCGAACAAAGCCTTTGGTTGGGCTGCCAAAGACAAATCTGGTGTACTCACTCCTTTCCATTTCTCCAGAAG AGACAATGGTGACAATGATGTGACAGTGAAGATCTTGTATTGTGGAGTGTGCCACACTGATTTACATACCATCAAAAACGACTGGGGCTTCTCGTATTATCCTGTAGTTCCAGG gcATGAAATAGTTGGAATAGCTACAAAAGTTGGCAAAAACGTGACTAAATTCAGAGAAGGAGACCGTGTAGGAGTAGGAGTGATCACTGGTTCTTGCCAATCTTGCGAATCTTGTAACCAAGATCTTGAAAACTACTGTCCCCAAATGTCTTTCACCTACAACTCCATAGGATCCGATGGAACCAAGACCTACGGTGGATATTCGGAGTCCATTGTGGTCGATCAACGTTTTGTCTTGCAGTTTCCCGAGGGATTACCTAGCGATTCGGGTGCCCCCTTGCTGTGTGCTGGAATCACTGTGTATAGTCCAATGAAGTATTATGGTATGACCGAGCCTGGGAAGCATTTGGGTGTGGCTGGACTTGGTGGGCTTGGTCATGTTGCTGTCAAGATTGGTAAAGCCTTTGGTTTGAAAGTCACTGTGATTAGTTCTTCTCCTAGTAAAGAAGACGAAGCCATTAATCGACTTGGTGCTGATTCGTTTCTTGTCTCATCTGATCCTCAGAAGATGAAG GCTGCAATTGGAACAATGGACTATATTATCGATACAGTTTCAGCAGTACATGCTTTGTTTCCATTGCTTGGTTTACTCAAAGTCAATGGAAAGCTCGTCACTTTGGGGTTACCTGAGAAGCCTCTTGAGCTACCAATCTTCCCTCTTGTTCTCG GAAGGAAAATGGTGGGAGGAAGTGACATTGGGGGGATGAAGGAGACACAGGAGATGCTTGAATTCTGCGCTAAGCATAACATAACGGCAGATATTGAATTGATTAAGATGGATGAGATTAACACTGCGATGGAGAGGCTTGCTAAGTCTGATGTTAGGTACAGGTTCGTGATCGACGTCGCTAACTCCTTGAGCCCTCCATGA
- the BNAC07G47270D gene encoding uncharacterized protein BNAC07G47270D isoform X1, translated as MGNCGLKPKVLSETGAPAPEELEISHLEDQKIDAAKSLINLFLQADKTMKEVEKTTPENIPVTKDLKTALADDQKVVNEEAVHGQKVIDDATVKETETEAKSEAQ; from the exons ATGGGGAATTGTGGACTAAAGCCAAAAGTATTGTCGGAAACCGGAGCTCCGGCGCCAGAGGAGCTTGAGATTTCACATCTTGAAGATCAGAAGATCGACGCTGCGAAATCTCTTATCAACTTGTTCCTTCAA GCAGATAAGACTATGAAAGAGGTCGAGAAGACAACACCGGAAAATATACCCGTTACTAAAGATCTGAAAACAGCTTTGGCTGATGATCAGAAGGTTGTGAACGAAGAGGCCGTTCATGGCCAGAAAGTGATCGACGATGCGACTGTgaaagaaacagaaacagagGCGAAGTCAGAAGCGCAGTGA
- the BNAC07G47270D gene encoding uncharacterized protein BNAC07G47270D isoform X2: protein MGNCGLKPKVLSETGAPAPEELEISHLEDQKIDAAKSLINLFLQDKADKTMKEVEKTTPENIPVTKDLKTALADDQKVVNEEAVHGQKVIDDATVKETETEAKSEAQ, encoded by the exons ATGGGGAATTGTGGACTAAAGCCAAAAGTATTGTCGGAAACCGGAGCTCCGGCGCCAGAGGAGCTTGAGATTTCACATCTTGAAGATCAGAAGATCGACGCTGCGAAATCTCTTATCAACTTGTTCCTTCAA gACAAGGCAGATAAGACTATGAAAGAGGTCGAGAAGACAACACCGGAAAATATACCCGTTACTAAAGATCTGAAAACAGCTTTGGCTGATGATCAGAAGGTTGTGAACGAAGAGGCCGTTCATGGCCAGAAAGTGATCGACGATGCGACTGTgaaagaaacagaaacagagGCGAAGTCAGAAGCGCAGTGA